Proteins encoded by one window of Anopheles maculipalpis chromosome 2RL, idAnoMacuDA_375_x, whole genome shotgun sequence:
- the LOC126559619 gene encoding E3 SUMO-protein ligase RanBP2, with protein MFSTKKDIDRHVKTSLNKLPENERYLRGLAIARQYFKLNEYASAEHWLSCYLSVQEDSAPAHKLLGQCYEKQKKFDRAITSYQRSLQLDSKQTGLITDVCKLLLMDDNLSKHLSKAKHWCDLAESERINHEAVLNLKLKVANKDATADNKLVKDIILKEILARPLDPLLRVRLVDHFLDEKKVDEAFKYCFELEMKFCEPFMQSNEWTNGVANMLSKYSDSPPPGDGAGLQRHWNYYLLQALVLDRQIHLNLLADSTMETIKRSNLKEIAQKLFKLDQTLQQVAEKGRNAAPQKQMAEAYLQHYRGQWLLYSASLLFKGSQDQQSSAGRSKDVNKKCLALLLMAYQCGVPNPDEPWLKHSSEMARNLLGFWNKQAAFRCCQAGSTLLSCVEDGVDLSVLAQIQNVTETKVWTTADDIVNQIRQLCSDPAWRQNVSRALYSFGDITSKAASGAYFTKDGVAFGEPQYVLPKREQIIMYVEFAQSLYPSSLPYLVYLGLAIGMENLSEFRCKAFPRLNFSTNNLENCNLETLNQLDMDSFLYCSILVAHSNLDSKRLSNQSHQGRPVFLPAANLIPLLCEDSKIDWWSAAYQLIKSSTAKDAAVSVAEQRQLLQHGLQAIRGTGAPLCDVIVLLKLGQVLVLRAGGVSKLVTSKITPEERRYIESRVESVYRAGVLLWKLRNESSYAGGIDGEGGGGGGGGRYGSEMFFKYGGKSYDCQQEVAKLAETAITFLATVYFKRSRYEEFAQDFGGIPLPFAAYFRAEAFKKLDESNKTPLKAKKFYSERARECIRQTQRYLELPYVERDHPLNHVVQNEMKRLSFANDSFDGSLNTSANGGVVGTSADESDHFQSFTSSMTNAGMGATSGTAAGVLLSRSMTERDSATAAAASMCLAKTNDLEALIRQMMETLTFVKEDVLGIRNDVGDMQDRLVKIEENMFRKSPVEAVGVAGTSTSTPLVNESSATVSAAAAAAAMQAMSDMYMMDELQGTSPALAYQHAAAAARTPVMGGVGMAPPQQPAYHNMYGTNVYPNYLPPPGQMAGQYQQQQQMLTPRGHPMTGAMGASPMHTSAAYHSDSLLIPSGGSPAAGGYHHLPAFQQTVLPTQSDSQLVMMHSGPVMSQITTPASTVTSKSGSGGSLSIEQSLQTPALLSSWNNTYNSSNTTFNAPASSASVSSIALSTYLSTSAETKGGAPVNVVITSSDPLPPPPSINSSTFAASSGVQPTYSVTIPPQHIKHSNTGGSIGQGTTGNNNTSTPKPEPIPVSTTVNTKFPMPSIQLAAGDKTTTAIGGPLSTTFAPSFFANMVSPAKNSSSVTNQLEEDDDDDDKNVSGGVEYDPRPDFQPIIPLPDEIVVRTGEEDEEQMFSGRSKLLRLVDREWKERGLGELKILRSKADPAKVRIVMRREQVHKICANHYITPELIIKPMEKHKECYIWAAMDFADEEPKKESFCARFGTVALANEFYQTFVAARDEVARLRAADGGNQQSSGKSSAPPPATVGGSFAFSSTPKSSSTPVSSAVTTAQTTATGVVKPFGDFTFAKNYTPPSVVAKPLSTPTTTGTASNDGKPSPFASFTLKAQTTPAIGAGSSNPFGTIFGGLGFEERDFICAHETTNVIGLKRRDQQASSAWTDCEVSSGLLRLLTSTSTIRLLMRNSDRPSTIYLNHILSKEVQMKAAEKNACSWTVQQDATYPTAKGPLTFMATFKTTDERDRFLSAVQKLLPNVSAAKTITTTTGFGDKFKPKSGSWECPGCYLTNKADTTKCVACNEPRDPTKKDEPKQSTLTGGLFGNLAPPKEGASKFTFGMPPSSVTVTPITFGSVTPATTVGSKKSLDLQSTKPATSTPAKGGTAVSGGGGVGFGEQFKPKPGSWTCNDCYLSNGADALYCVSCESPKDHTVPKKTAGGASSTGGGLLLKSDTSKFSFAAGGGFTIAVASTAAANVTTTAAASVVSSITTVTSTASSNLSQQSFFGGGFSFGSTLKPIQNNSSAASGTIVAAATPEKPVFKFELPTPTGGLSFGSKLTPNKTASSSSIGGDGQTTVSTSSAISKLDPPEKATFGFVFKPKSPGRTLSGEGDGADDDGATGENSVTEEENNTYFAPVIPLPDKVEVKTGEEDEHVLYTHRAKLYRFISSEWKERGIGDVKILKHKETGKLRVVMRREQVLKICLNHALTDDICYTKKDDKSWQFVANDFSEGNFEIMNFCLRFKSSDIAQDFRDAITDALSGKLNSSMVDETKDETKITSPGHNDTTITSTSSPIGALNFSKLSDISLNDRETAQKLKLPDNFFETTATTTPCAGCRGCDSDTFVFPTVEGKQSATESDGDDQPLPIDIKSVKPLPPVAPQSSLPNKVLFGGAQTANIFGGDNAAKVSATPAAPIPGLFSGLSFKVPAGTGSSVGPASTTSTFLSAEKKSSASPFMSATSIFGGVQPSSTAEQTATSGTNAKFAFGSSVAIGSAASGGSIFSASLNTTPKTSFVAPAGSPGAQVTSTTVDNSKTTTNTVVAAAKQTNTSSPLLQPASLTTPPSGKMAEGAGKFFGSSVGGFGSSGGFGSTGSTNMFSGGNIFGGTSTKTATSATATPPSSAVGSTPAPTTTISNSLFGSVAFGDAGKPSIFGGASGFTFGSLAKQSTTVTTSSNSVSSTNNSDAPSLFKMDDSVSFATLASSNSPAFSNTLKQTEDGTKSAGGFVGLTVKEDFFSRSASAKLNNSTDGAGANNTEPTNGNRDEMGAMGGEDGTVAAGGEENYDPYYAPVIQLPDEIEVRTGEEEETKLFGERAKLFRYDATTKEWKERGVGELKILHHPVRNTYRLLLRREQIFKLVLNHAITADLSITPMNNSDKAFVWGAMNHAEAPGQLEQLAARFKNEGIASEFRSTLERCQEKLRARPDLEPDQD; from the exons ATGTTCTCCACCAAAAAGGATATTGATCGTCATGTGAAAACCTCTCTCAACAAGTTGCCGGAAAACGAG CGCTACCTGCGTGGACTGGCAATAGCGAGGCAATACTTTAAGCTGAATGAATATGCGAGCGCGGAGCACTGGCTGTCCTGTTACCTGTCGGTACAGGAAGATAGTGCCCCGGCACACAAGCTGCTCGGCCAGTGTTACGAGAAACAGAAAAAGTTTGACCGGGCCATCACCTCCTACCAACGGTCGCTCCAGCTCGATTCGAAGCAAACCGGGCTAATTACGGACGTGTGCAAGCTGTTGCTCATGGACGACAACCTCTCGAAGCACTTGTCGAAGGCGAAGCACTGGTGCGATCTGGCCGAATCGGAGCGCATCAATCACGAAGCGGTACTGAACCTGAAGTTGAAGGTAGCGAATAAGGACGCCACCGCAGACAATAAGCTAGTAAAGGACATCATACTGAAGGAAATTTTGGCCCGTCCGTTGGATCCGTTGTTACGCGTACGACTGGTGGACCATTTTCTAGACGAGAAAAAGGTGGACGAAGCGTTCAAGTACTGTTTCGAGCTGGAGATGAAATTTTGCGAACCTTTCATGCAGTCGAACGAGTGGACAAACGGTGTGGCAAACATGCTGTCGAAATACTCTGATTCGCCACCGCCAGGTGATGGGGCGGGACTGCAAAGGCACTGGAACTATTATCTGCTGCAAGCGCTTGTTTTGGACCGGCAGATCCATTTGAATTTACTCGCCGATTCGACAATGGAAACAATCAAGCGAAGCAATCTGAAGGAAATAGCACAGAAATTGTTTAAACTGGACCAAACATTGCAACAGGTGGCGGAGAAAGGTCGTAATGCTGCCCCGCAGAAGCAGATGGCCGAAGCGTATCTGCAACATTATCGGGGTCAGTGGCTCCTGTATTCGGCATCGTTGCTGTTTAAGGGTTCGCAAGATCAGCAGTCCAGTGCTGGCCGGTCGAAggatgtgaacaaaaagtgtCTAGCACTGTTACTAATGGCTTACCAGTGCGGTGTTCCGAATCCAGATGAACCATGGCTGAAGCACAGCAGTGAAATGGCACGTAATTTGCTGGGCTTCTGGAACAAGCAGGCGGCATTCCGATGTTGCCAGGCTGGGAGTACGCTGTTGTCCTGTGTGGAAGATGGTGTTGATTTGTCTGTGTTGGCGCAAATACAGAATGTTACGGAAACAAAGGTTTGGACAACGGCGGATGATATAGTAAATCAG ATTCGTCAACTCTGCTCGGATCCTGCATGGCGTCAAAATGTATCCCGTGCACTTTATTCGTTCGGCGACATTACATCGAAGGCAGCATCCGGTGCGTATTTCACGAAAGACGGTGTTGCGTTCGGCGAACCACAGTATGTGCTGCCAAAGCGTGAGCAAATCATCATGTACGTAGAGTTCGCTCAATCGCTGTATCCTTCCTCATTGCCGTATCTGGTGTATCTGGGTCTGGCGATcgggatggaaaatttatcCGAATTTCGATGCAAAGCGTTCCCACGGTTGaacttttccaccaacaaTCTGGAAAACTGCAACCTGGAAACATTGAACCAGCTCGATATGGATTCGTTCCTGTACTGCTCGATTCTCGTTGCCCATAGCAACCTCGATAGCAAGCGCTTGTCGAACCAGTCGCACCAGGGTCGTCCGGTATTTCTGCCCGCGGCAAATCTTATCCCACTGCTGTGTGAGGATAGTAAGATCGATTGGTGGAGTGCCGCGTACCAGCTGATCAAGAGTAGTACCGCTAAGGATGCGGCGGTTAGTGTGGCCGAACAGCGCCAGCTGCTGCAGCATGGTTTGCAAGCGATTCGAGGCACCGGTGCACCACTATGCGATGTTATCGTGTTGCTGAAGTTGGGCCAGGTGCTGGTACTACGGGCAGGAGGTGTATCAAAGTTGGTCACATCAAAGATCACACCGGAAGAACGACGGTACATCGAGAGCCGCGTTGAATCCGTTTACCGTGCCGGGGTGTTGCTGTGGAAGCTACGTAACGAATCTTCGTACGCTGGTGGCATAGATGGTGagggaggtggtggtggtggtggcggccgCTACGGTTCCGAAATGTTCTTCAAGTACGGTGGCAAATCGTACGATTGTCAGCAGGAAGTGGCTAAGTTGGCCGAGACGGCCATTACATTTCTGGCAACGGTTTACTTCAAACGCAGTCGGTATGAAGAATTCGCGCAAGACTTTGGCGGCATTCCTTTACCGTTTGCGGCGTACTTTCGTGCGGAAGCGTTTAAAAAGTTGGACGAATCCAACAAAACACCgctgaaagcaaaaaagtttTACTCTGAGCGTGCGCGTGAATGTATCCGCCAAACACAGCGCTATTTGGAGCTACCGTACGTGGAACGAGACCATCCGCTGAATCACGTGGTGCAGAATGAGATGAAGCGTCTATCGTTCGCAAACGATTCGTTCGATGGGAGTTTGAACACATCGGCCAACGGAGGTGTCGTGGGAACGAGTGCGGACGAAAGCGATCATTTCCAGTCTTTTACATCCTCGATGACGAATGCTGGGATGGGCGCGACAAGTGGAACAGCAGCGGGCGTTTTGCTATCACGCAGCATGACAGAGCGGGATTCGGCGACCGCTGCTGCCGCCTCGATGTGTCTAGCGAAAACGAACGATCTCGAGGCACTGATACGACAGATGATGGAAACACTGACGTTCGTTAAGGAGGATGTACTGGGAATTCGAAACGACGTAGGCGACATGCAGGATCGATTGGTTAAGATCGAGGAAAACATGTTCCGGAAGTCACCGGTGGAAGCGGTGGGTGTAGCTGGAACATCAACGTCGACCCCATTAGTGAATGAATCGTCGGCCACGGTGTCTGCAGCGGCTGCTGCAGCGGCCATGCAAGCCATGAGCGATATGTACATGATGGATGAGTTGCAGGGTACCTCACCGGCCCTAGCATATCAACATGCCGCAGCAGCTGCTCGAACCCCGGTAATGGGCGGCGTTGGGATGGCTCCTCCCCAGCAACCAGCCTATCACAATATGTACGGTACCAATGTGTATCCCAATTACTTACCACCGCCGGGACAGATGGCGGGTCAgtatcaacagcagcagcaaatgctAACTCCACGCGGTCACCCAATGACAGGAGCGATGGGAGCTTCTCCGATGCACACCAGTGCCGCTTATCATTCGGACAGTCTCCTGATACCGTCCGGTGGATCGCCAGCTGCCGGTGGATATCACCATTTGCCGGCGTTCCAGCAAACTGTTCTACCGACACAATCCGATTCCCAGCTGGTCATGATGCATTCAGGCCCGGTGATGTCCCAAATTACCACGCCCGCCTCAACGGTCACTTCGAAATCGGGAAGCGGCGGCAGTCTTTCGATCGAACAATCGCTGCAGACTCCCGCACTCCTTAGCAGTTGGAACAATACCTACAACAGTAGCAACACCACGTTCAATGCTCCGGCATCCTCGGCGTCCGTGTCAAGTATTGCGTTGTCCACCTATTTGTCCACCAGTGCGGAAACGAAAGGCGGTGCACCGGTAAATGTGGTCATTACTAGCTCAGATccgttaccaccaccaccaagcatTAACAGCTCCACTTTTGCCGCTAGTTCGGGCGTACAACCCACGTACAGCGTTACAATTCCTCCGCAACACATAAAACACAGCAATACGGGTGGCAGCATTGGACAGGGAACGacaggcaacaacaacaccagcacaCCCAAACCGGAACCAATTCCAGTATCCACCACCGTAAACACAAAGTTCCCGATGCCTTCGATCCAGTTGGCGGCTGGTGATAAGACTACCACCGCCATTGGTGGTCCGCTTTCTACGACCTTCGCACCATCTTTCTTTGCTAACATGGTGTCCCCGGCGAAGAATTCTTCCAGCGTGACCAATCAACTCGAGgaagatgatgacgatgatgataaaaaCGTTTCGGGTGGTGTCGAGTACGATCCCCGTCCAGACTTCCAACCGATCATACCTTTGCCGGATGAGATTGTGGTGCGTACTGGCGAAGAAGACGAGGAGCAAATGTTCAGCGGACGCTCGAAACTGCTCCGGCTGGTCGACCGGGAATGGAAGGAGCGTGGTTTGGGTGAGCTGAAGATACTGCGATCGAAGGCCGATCCGGCCAAGGTAAGGATCGTGATGCGACGGGAACAGGTGCACAAGATCTGTGCCAATCACTACATCACACCTGAGCTTATCATAAAACCGATGGAAAAGCACAAGGAATGTTACATCTGGGCGGCGATGGACTTTGCCGACGAGGAACCGAAAAAAGAATCGTTCTGTGCCCGGTTTGGTACTGTCGCGTTAGCGAACGAATTCTATCAGACGTTTGTCGCGGCACGGGACGAGGTTGCTCGCTTGCGTGCAGCCGATGGTGGTAATCAGCAGAGCAGTGGCAAGAGCTCAGCTCCACCACCTGCCACGGTCGGTGGTAGCTTTGCGTTTAGCAGCACACCGAAATCATCCAGTACGCCTGTTTCGTCTGCGGTAACAACGgcccaaacaacagcaaccggaGTTGTGAAACCATTTGGAGACTTTACATTCGCAAAAAATTACACACCACCCTCAGTTGTCGCTAAACCGCTAAGCACCCCTACAACAACCGGAACTGCTAGTAACGATGGTAAACCGAGTCCGTTTGCGTCATTCACATTGAAAGCTCAAACAACACCGGCTATCGGCGCTGGGTCTTCCAATCCATTTGGTACTATTTTCGGTGGACTTGGATTCGAGGAGCGCGACTTCATCTGTGCCCACGAAACGACGAACGTAATCGGTCTGAAGCGTCGGGACCAGCAGGCATCTAGTGCGTGGACGGATTGTGAAGTTAGCAGCGGACTGTTACGTCTGCTTACCTCTACGTCAACCATTCGGCTATTGATGCGCAACAGTGACCGGCCCAGCACCATCTATCTGAACCACATCCTTAGCAAGGAAGTGCAGATGAAAGCCGCCGAAAAAAATGCTTGCAGCTGGACTGTCCAGCAAGATGCTACGTATCCTACTGCTAAGGGGCCGCTAACTTTTATGGCAACGTTTAAAACCACTGACGAGCGGGATCGATTCTTATCGGCGGTGCAGAAATTGCTTCCCAATGTATCTGCTGCTAAGACAATCACGACGACTACTGGTTTCGGCGATAAGTTCAAACCAAAGTCGGGAAGCTGGGAATGTCCTGGTTGCTACTTGACCAACAAAGCGGACACTACGAAATGTGTCGCGTGTAATGAGCCGCGCGATCCAACGAAGAAGGACGAACCAAAGCAATCCACTCTTACGGGTGGGCTATTCGGTAATCTTGCCCCACCGAAGGAAGGTGCCAGCAAGTTTACGTTCGGTATGCCTCCATCCTCCGTTACTGTGACGCCGATCACTTTCGGTTCGGTTACACCTGCTACAACGGTGGGTTCGAAAAAATCTTTGGATCTACAGTCTACAAAACCTGCTACATCTACCCCGGCAAAGGGTGGAACCGCTGTcagcggtggtggcggtgttgGATTCGGCGAACAGTTCAAACCGAAACCTGGCTCATGGACTTGCAACGATTGCTATCTTTCCAACGGAGCAGACGCGCTGTACTGTGTGAGCTGCGAAAGTCCGAAAGATCATACGGTTCCGAAGAAAACTGCTGGTGGAGCGTCATCTACCGGTGGTGGATTGCTACTAAAGTCGGACACATCCAAGTTTAGTTTCGCAGCAGGTGGTGGTTTCACCATTGCTGTGGCGTCTACAGCAGCCGCTAATGTcacgacaacagcagcagcatcagtcgTCAGCTCGATTACAACTGTAACGAGTACGGCGAGCAGCAACCTTTCGCAGCAATCCTTCTTTGGAGGAGGATTTTCTTTCGGCAGCACACTGAAACCGATACAAAACAACAGTTCGGCAGCCAGTGGTACAATCGTTGCTGCCGCAACACCGGAGAAACCCGTTTTCAAATTTGAACTACCAACACCGACCGGTGGTCTTTCGTTTGGCTCGAAGCTAACACCGAACAAGActgcaagcagcagcagcattggtGGTGATGGACAGACCACTGTCAGCACTTCGTCAGCGATCAGCAAGCTGGATCCACCGGAGAAAGCCACATTTGGTTTTGTGTTCAAGCCAAAATCACCGGGCCGCACGCTAAGTGGGGAAGGTGATGGTGCGGACGATGATGGCGCAACTGGCGAAAACAGTGTGACGgaggaagaaaacaatacCTACTTTGCGCCCGTTATTCCGCTACCGGATAAG gTCGAAGTAAAAACTGGCGAGGAAGACGAGCACGTGCTGTACACACATCGTGCTAAACTTTATCGTTTTATCAGCTCCGAATGGAAGGAACGTGGCATTGGTGATGTAAAGATCCTGAAGCACAAGGAGACTGGAAAGCTAAG AGTGGTAATGCGGCGCGAGCAGGTGCTTAAAATTTGTCTCAATCACGCTCTTACTGATGACATCTGTTACACGAAGAAGGACGACAAATCTTGGCAGTTTGTGGCTAATGACTTCTCCGAGGGTAATTTTGAAATCATGAACTTCTGTTTGCGGTTCAAATCGTCCGATATTGCGCAAGACTTCCGTGACGCGATTACGGATGCGTTAAGCGGAAAATTGAACAGCTCGATGGTGGACGAGACGAAGGATGAGACGAAAATTACATCCCCAGGCCACAACGATACCACCATCACGTCCACCAGTTcgccgataggtgcgttaaaCTTCTCCAAATTAAGCGACATTTCACTCAACGATCGAGAAACGGCACAGAAACTGAAGCTGCCGGATAACTTTTTCGAAACCACCGCTACAACCACACCATGTGCCGGTTGTCGTGGTTGCGATTCGGATACTTTCGTGTTTCCAACCGTTGAAGGGAAACAGTCCGCGACGGAATCCGACGGTGATGATCAGCCCCTGCCTATAGATATTAAGAGCGTAAAACCGTTGCCACCTGTGGCGCCGCAGAGTAGCTTACCGAACAAAGTGCTATTTGGTGGAGCCCAGACCGCAAACATATTTGGTGGAGATAATGCAGCAAAAGTAAGCGCAACACCGGCGGCCCCCATACCGGGTTTGTTCTCGGGATTATCGTTTAAGGTACCAGCGGGCACTGGTAGCAGTGTGGGACCCGCCAGTACGACAAGCACTTTCCTATCagcggaaaaaaaatcatcagcaTCGCCTTTCATGTCTGCCACTTCAATTTTCGGTGGTGTGCAGCCATCCTCCACAGCGGAGCAAACGGCAACGAGTGGTACGAATGCTAAGTTTGCTTTTGGAA GTTCAGTTGCGATTGGATCGGCAGCTTCTGGCGGTTCGATCTTCTCTGCATCGCTTAATACAACACCGAAAACATCGTTTGTTGCGCCAGCGGGATCACCTGGTGCACAGGTAACATCTACCACGGTTGATAAcagcaaaaccaccaccaacacggTCGTGGCTGCTGCAAAACAGACCAACACGAGCAGCCCACTGTTGCAGCCCGCATCCCTAACAACGCCACCTTCCGGCAAAATGGCTGAAGGGGCAGGAAAATTCTTTGGATCATCAGTCGgaggctttggcagcagcgGTGGTTTCGGTTCTACCGGTAGTACGAATATGTTCTCGGGAGGAAACATTTTTGGTGGTACGAGTACGAAAACAGCTACCAGTGCTACCGCAACGCCACCAAGCAGTGCAGTTGGTAGTACACCagcaccaactactactatcAGCAATTCCCTTTTCGGAAGTGTTGCCTTCGGCGATGCTGGTAAACCTTCCATTTTTGGCGGTGCAAGTGGCTTTACTTTTGGTAGTTTAGCTAAGCAATCTACCACAGTAACAACCAGCAGCAATAGCGTCTCCTCCACCAATAACAGCGATGCTCCTTCGTTGTTCAAAATGGACGATAGTGTAAGCTTTGCGACACTGGCTAGCAGCAATAGTCCTGCATTTAGCAACACACTCAAGCAAACAGAGGATGGTACCAAATCTGCCGGAGGCTTCGTAGGATTAACGGTGAAGGAGGATTTCTTTTCTCGCTCGGCCTCAGCTAAACTAAACAACAGTACAGATGGCGCCGGGGCTAATAATACTGAGCCAACCAATGGTAATAGGGATGAGATGGGAGCAATGGGCGGTGAGGATGGCACGGTTGCCGCTGGTGGAGAGGAAAATTATGATCCGTACTACGCCCCTGTCATACAGTTGCCAGATGAGATCGAAGTGCGTACGGGTGAGGAGgaggaaacaaaactgtttggCGAACGTGCCAAACTATTCCGTTACGATGCGACCACAAAGGAATGGAAAGAAAGAG GTGTCGGAGAACTAAAGATTCTACACCATCCAGTAAGGAACACTTATCGGTTACTGTTACGACGTGAACAAATTTTCAAGCTCGTCCTGAACCACGCCATCACAGCGGACCTTTCCATTACTCCGATGAACAACTCCGACAAGGCATTCGTTTGGGGCGCCATGAATCATGCCGAGGCACCGGGCCAGCTGGAACAGTTGGCTGCCCGCTTCAAGAACGAAGGCATTGCGTCCGAGTTCCGCAGCACATTGGAACGGTGCCAAGAGAAATTGCGTGCCAGGCCAGATCTGGAGCCAGATCAAGATTAA